The Sesamum indicum cultivar Zhongzhi No. 13 linkage group LG1, S_indicum_v1.0, whole genome shotgun sequence genome includes a window with the following:
- the LOC105162955 gene encoding uncharacterized protein LOC105162955 isoform X3, giving the protein MLYSSCHLSAHEEQVASAAQSVKLEVGRSKHAATWFTKGTLERFVRFVSTPEVLELVNTFDAEMSQLEAARRIYSQGAGDQLSGGGGSGVTAADDATKKELLRAIDVRLAAVRQDLSTACTRAAAAGFNIDTVSELQMFADKFGADRLNEACGKFISVSDSRPELINPCKSGTRGRALRSSCGSDMSIDEDPTTPPPHQGPPTFQQPNPPPLTFPLRPTFSRESSVERDDGNKPNDAVPEKDRKDETSTSDETVSIQAAQPARRLSVQDRINLFENKQKENSGGNPVVVKSVELRRLSSDLSSSAGAVEKAVLRRWSGASDMSIDLSAEKKDSESPLCTPASTVVSQDKNVFNLNGEITESSSVAKPEIKVIPSLSRVSDSRLKGVSFNNSELASESNSSLGSGENDGLKDQVCGKNQSRSSLSRADDRESLGEDSTGVKTEGILGFGDLGKLKDPRTGQEVSGPQAHIASKDQVSSSSQVRGFVSKGSEQFEIPNHKEDSRLGNEAVQQMKVKIVQKAAVEPRVLEEVAGSKIREAFASHHKGTDRDSSSARQEIRSVGETQVAEKKASLRKNESRISEKVSSSEDSGPQRLKLNTQGPTAELSKKARAQQDESSFHGNSRTQFSGEVIIEAQEGLDSFSTPPPEQAQRVRQSKGNQELNDELKIKASELEKLFAEHKLRVPGEQSNSARKGRSGDTQRESLRSSHFGKPAEDTAPRLSDSYQSTERTKFSKSSTKFNAASPMTTPKSQYNDDAINEKFSELSVSEGSRGKFYERYMQKRDAKLREEWSSNRAEKEARLKSMQDSLERSRSEMKAKISVSADRQDSVSSARRRAERLKSYNSRSIMKGEQQHLDFGDSEDDEEALDFPEQNRLHGNRALDETSSRDGVPGGAQGKKHLANSRNLSSSTPRTSAAPVPRSANKTSTINSGKRRMQLENPLAQSVPNFSDLRKENTNPSSGASKMTRSQVRSYARSKYAIDDVPIVGEDKSHRSQSLRKSSANPSDFRQMSPLDSDGVCLTPIKFDGEVLKNVGTKPFLKRGSRTSFVARTNIAGQKASVGSELMNEEENEDMESGLADIVNTLRDEGGQEFETLNTEGQEILDNEKPSLELEADKFVNSGSENGDGPVTFSHVDRALGSKLPAVLPRGFLHAEPMQDWPEESPVSWNSRTQHPFSYPHEMSDVDASLDSPVGSPASWNSHSLNQLEADAARMRKKWGTAHKPMLVAHSSNNVSRKDMTRGFKRLLKFGRKSRGSESLVDWISATTSEGDDDTEDGRDPANRSSEDLRKSRMGFSHVQPSDDSFNGSEFFNESVQSLQNSIPAPPANFKLREDHMSGSSIKDVMGCLFLRSPFSEVGMDAHEQ; this is encoded by the exons AGGAACAAGTTGCCTCTGCTGCACAGTCAGTTAAGCTTGAAGTTGGGAGAAGTAAACATGCTGCAACGTGGTTCACCAAGGGAACACTTGAGAG GTTTGTGCGATTTGTAAGCACTCCTGAAGTTTTGGAACTGGTCAATACTTTTGATGCTGAGATGTCGCAGTTGGAAGCAGCCCGCAGGATATATTCACAg GGAGCTGGAGACCAACTTTCTG GTGGAGGTGGATCTGGGGTTACTGCTGCAGATGATGCCACAAA GAAAGAGCTTCTGAGAGCCATTGACGTAAGGCTTGCTGCAGTGCGGCAGGACCTTTCTACCGCCTGCACTcgtgctgctgctgctgggTTCAATATTGACACAGTCTCAGAACTTCAAATGTTTGCAGATAAGTTTGGTGCTGATCGCCTGAA CGAAGCGTGCGGCAAGTTCATATCAGTAAGCGACAGCCGACCGGAACTCATTAACCCATGCAAATCCGGAACCCGGGGCCGGGCCCTCCGTTCCTCCTGCGGGTCGGACATGTCCATCGACGAGGACCCAACTACTCCCCCACCCCACCAAGGACCCCCCACGTTTCAGCAGCCAAATCCCCCACCCCTCACCTTCCCTTTACGCCCTACTTTCAGCAGAGAATCCAGTGTCGAAAGGGACGACGGAAACAAGCCAAATGATGCTGTCCCTGAAAAAGATAGGAAAGATGAGACCTCAACTTCTGATGAGACTGTTTCTATTCAAGCGGCTCAGCCGGCAAGGCGACTTAGTGTTCAGGACAGGATTAACTTGTTTGAGAATAAACAGAAGGAGAATTCTGGGGGTAATCCCGTTGTGGTGAAGTCTGTGGAGCTGCGGAGGTTGTCCTCTGACTTGTCATCATCAGCGGGGGCTGTGGAGAAGGCTGTCTTGAGGAGATGGAGTGGCGCTAGTGATATGAGCATTGACTTGAGTGCTGAAAAGAAGGATTCTGAGAGCCCTTTGTGTACTCCGGCCTCTACAGTAGTTTCTCAGGACaaaaatgtttttaatttgaatggtGAGATAACGGAGAGTTCTTCTGTTGCTAAGCCAGAGATAAAGGTTATTCCTAGTTTGAGTCGGGTTAGTGATAGCAGATTGAAAGGGGTTTCTTTTAATAACTCCGAACTGGCTTCTGAGTCTAATTCTAGTTTGGGTTCTGGCGAGAATGATGGTTTGAAAGATCAAGTGTGTGGCAAGAATCAGTCAAGGTCTTCTCTAAGCAGGGCTGATGATCGAGAAAGTTTGGGAGAGGATTCGACTGGTGTTAAAACTGAGGGCATCCTTGGGTTTGGGGATCTAGGGAAACTGAAGGATCCTCGAACTGGTCAAGAGGTTAGTGGGCCCCAGGCACATATTGCTAGCAAGGACCAGGTTTCTTCTTCAAGTCAGGTTAGGGGCTTTGTAAGCAAAGGTAGTGAGCAGTTTGAAATTCCAAATCACAAGGAGGATTCTAGATTGGGGAATGAGGCTGTTCAGCAAATGAAGGTGAAAATTGTGCAGAAGGCTGCAGTAGAACCAAGGGTACTTGAGGAGGTTGCTGGTTCAAAAATCCGAGAGGCCTTTGCTTCTCATCATAAAGGAACTGACAGGGATTCTTCATCTGCTCGGCAAGAGATAAGATCTGTTGGGGAAACCCAAGTAGCTGAAAAGAAAGCATCCCTGAGAAAGAATGAATCCCGCATCTCTGAGAAGGTATCAAGCAGTGAAGATTCTGGACCTCAGAGACTGAAGCTCAATACACAAGGTCCGACAGCTGAACTGAGTAAGAAGGCACGGGCGCAACAAGATGAAAGCAGTTTTCATGGAAACAGCAGGACACAATTTTCTGGTGAAGTCATTATAGAGGCCCAGGAAGGTCTTGATTCTTTTTCCACACCACCTCCAGAGCAAGCTCAAAGAGTGAGACAGTCAAAGGGAAATCAGGAACTTAATGATGAGTTGAAGATAAAAGCAAGTGAGCTTGAAAAACTCTTTGCTGAGCATAAATTGCGAGTCCCTGGGGAGCAATCTAACTCTGCGCGTAAAGGCAGGTCAGGAGACACACAACGTGAGTCATTAAGGAGCTCACACTTTGGAAAACCAGCAGAAGATACTGCTCCTCGATTGTCCGACAGTTACCAGTCAACTGAACGTACTAAGTTTTCAAAGAGCTCGACCAAGTTCAATGCTGCCTCTCCCATGACAACACCTAAGAGCCAGTACAATGATGATGCTATAAATGAGAAGTTCTCGGAACTTAGTGTTTCAGAGGGTTCTCGAGGGAAGTTCTATGAAAGGTATATGCAAAAAAGGGATGCAAAGCTCAGGGAAGAGTGGAGTTCCAACAGAGCAGAGAAAGAAGCCAGGTTGAAGTCTATGCAGGATAGCCTTGAGAGGAGCAGATCAGAGATGAAGGCGAAAATTTCAGTATCTGCAGACAGGCAGGATTCAGTATCAAGTGCTCGCCGGCGTGCTGAGAGACTCAAATCATATAATAGCAGGTCAATTATGAAAGGGGAGCAG CAACATTTAGATTTTGGGGATAGTGAGGATGATGAGGAAGCATTAGATTTTCCAGAGCAGAATCGCCTCCATGGGAATAGGGCTTTAGATGAAACCTCCTCCAGGGATGGTGTTCCTGGGGGTGCACAAGGGAAAAAGCATTTAGCCAATAGCAGAAATCTGTCATCATCTACTCCTCGCACCTCGGCAGCTCCTGTTCCAAGATCTGCTAACAAAACTTCCACCATAAATTCTGGGAAACGGAGAATGCAACTGGAAAATCCACTTGCACAATCTGTCCCCAACTTTTCTGacttgagaaaagaaaataccaACCCTTCATCTGGAGCCAGTAAAATGACTCGTTCACAAGTAAGAAGTTATGCCCGCAGCAAATATGCAATTGATGATGTGCCCATTGTCGGTGAAGATAAATCACACCGGTCGCAATCATTGAGGAAAAGTTCTGCAAATCCAAGTGACTTTAGACAAATGTCCCCTCTGGACTCCGATGGTGTTTGTTTGAcaccaataaaatttgatggtGAAGTTCTGAAGAATGTTGGGACCAAACCTTTTCTTAAAAGGGGTAGTCGCACAAGCTTTGTTGCTCGAACAAATATTGCAGGGCAGAAAGCCTCAGTGGGATCTGAGCTTatgaatgaagaagaaaatgaggaCATGGAATCTGGACTGGCTGACATTGTGAATACGTTGAGAGATGAAGGCGGGCAAGAATTTGAGACCTTAAACACTGAAGGTCAGGAGATTTTGGACAATGAGAAACCAAGTCTGGAGCTGGAGGCAGATAAGTTTGTAAATTCTGGATCAGAAAATGGTGATGGTCCTGTGACATTTTCTCATGTGGACCGGGCTTTGGGTTCTAAGTTGCCTGCTGTTCTTCCTCGGGGCTTCCTCCATGCTGAACCTATGCAAGATTGGCCAGAGGAAAGTCCTGTGTCATGGAATTCACGTACTCAACATCCCTTTTCTTATCCACACGAGATGTCTGATGTAGATGCTTCTTTGGACTCCCCGGTAGGAAGTCCCGCTTCATGGAATTCACATTCTTTGAATCAGCTAGAGGCTGATGCTGCTAGAATGAGGAAGAAATGGGGAACGGCACACAAGCCGATGTTGGTAGCCCATTCATCCAATAATGTATCCCGCAAGGATATGACTAGGGGATTTAAACGGTTGCTGAAATTTGGAAGGAAAAGCCGTGGCTCAGAGAGTTTGGTTGACTGGATATCTGCTACTACGTCAGAAGGGGATGATGATACTGAAGATGGAAGGGATCCGGCCAATCGGTCCTCTGAAGATTTGAGGAAGTCAAGAATGGGATTTTCTCATGTTCAACCTTCTGATGATAGCTTCAATGGAAGCGAGTTTTTCAATGAATCAG TTCAATCTTTGCAGAATTCTATCCCGGCACCTCCAGCCAACTTTAAATTGAGGGAGGATCACATGTCTGGAAGCTCAATCAAAG ATGTAATGGGATGCTTGTTTTTGCGAAGTCCCTTCTCTGAAGTTGGAATGGATGCCCATGAGCAATGA